From the genome of Pyxidicoccus trucidator, one region includes:
- a CDS encoding IS66 family transposase encodes MSFTRRVPSRVPSLLIERTSGAFRSAWWSGNLEAPGLETIRAAVGAGCARRTLVLSLRSGAGVRVDGYAAYQTATKSGADGPASATLAFCWAHVRRKFFEAKQFAPACEQVLGLIGEVYAIEADLPVEYMLKLWGGLTVFLNNPVVPIDNNHVERQMRDRVMGRKNHLTRPPGAMSRRPPWHEGFMKRQTRPTTCKRASCCGRSPRGAPRASCPARRRRSPGWPSRRMDA; translated from the coding sequence ATGTCCTTCACGCGCCGGGTCCCGTCGCGGGTTCCATCGCTCCTGATTGAGCGGACGTCAGGGGCGTTCCGCTCAGCTTGGTGGAGCGGCAATCTGGAAGCGCCGGGCCTGGAAACCATCCGTGCAGCGGTTGGAGCGGGCTGTGCGCGGCGAACGCTTGTCCTGTCCCTCCGGTCCGGGGCCGGAGTGCGAGTGGACGGGTACGCGGCGTACCAGACGGCGACGAAGTCGGGCGCGGACGGGCCCGCTTCCGCCACGCTGGCCTTCTGCTGGGCACACGTGCGCCGCAAATTCTTCGAGGCGAAGCAATTCGCGCCCGCCTGCGAGCAGGTGCTGGGGCTCATTGGCGAGGTGTATGCCATTGAGGCGGACCTGCCTGTGGAGTACATGCTGAAGCTGTGGGGCGGGCTGACTGTCTTCTTGAACAATCCCGTGGTGCCCATCGACAACAACCATGTCGAGCGGCAGATGCGCGACAGGGTGATGGGCAGGAAGAACCACTTGACGCGGCCGCCGGGAGCTATGTCCCGGCGGCCGCCGTGGCATGAGGGATTCATGAAGAGGCAGACGCGTCCTACAACCTGCAAGCGGGCGTCCTGTTGTGGGAGGTCGCCTCGTGGCGCGCCGCGGGCGTCCTGTCCGGCCCGCAGGAGGAGGTCGCCGGGCTGGCCTTCTCGCCGGATGGACGCCTGA
- a CDS encoding ATP-grasp domain-containing protein produces the protein MLVTSPEAYAHGHHLPGWYDAVKAWTPRSVWTRAVGAGAEDEWMRLLEGWGDRPVLVKDFVKSRKHEWAEACFIPSARDRAAVSRVTRRFLELQGEDLNEGLVFREYVELVPLEAHPRSGMPRVREFRVFVLGGRPLLVTPYWDDVDGMEAGPVVEAFAEDFAHVRSPFFTADVAQRKDGTWTLIEIGDGQVSGLPERANLHTFFPELKSRLEPPSR, from the coding sequence TATGACGCGGTGAAGGCGTGGACGCCGCGCAGCGTGTGGACGCGCGCGGTCGGTGCCGGAGCAGAGGACGAGTGGATGCGCCTGCTCGAAGGCTGGGGCGACCGGCCGGTGCTGGTGAAGGACTTCGTGAAGTCCCGCAAGCATGAGTGGGCCGAGGCGTGCTTCATCCCCTCGGCACGAGACAGGGCGGCCGTCTCACGCGTCACCCGTCGCTTCCTGGAGCTGCAAGGAGAGGACCTCAACGAGGGGCTGGTGTTCCGGGAGTACGTGGAGCTGGTGCCGCTCGAAGCGCACCCACGCAGCGGCATGCCTCGCGTGCGGGAGTTCCGCGTGTTCGTCCTCGGTGGGCGGCCGCTCCTGGTGACGCCTTACTGGGACGACGTGGACGGGATGGAGGCGGGGCCGGTGGTGGAGGCCTTCGCGGAGGACTTTGCCCACGTACGCAGCCCGTTCTTCACCGCCGACGTTGCCCAGCGCAAGGACGGCACGTGGACGCTCATCGAGATAGGGGATGGGCAGGTCTCCGGCCTCCCCGAGCGTGCCAACCTCCACACCTTCTTCCCCGAGCTGAAGTCCCGTCTGGAACCCCCTTCGCGCTGA